The genomic segment GTAAGTCCTGGTAGTTAATAAATTGTAATTTTTTCGACATAATATCGACCACACATTGATCGGTACGCATGCTAGCTTGCAATCCTTCTGGCAAATAACCACCACGACGACGAATTTTTAAAGTATAAATACTGCGTGGTGAAAATATCGTGCGCACTGCTAGTGCAACCGCCACACAGACCATGATGGGTAACACGGCATTATAATCGTGAGTCATTTCTAAAATCATAATAATCGCCGTTAACACCGCACCGGTGCTGCCAGCTACCATGCCAGCCATGCCGGCAAGCGCAAAAATTTCAGGATGAATATGAGCATGAGGTAACGCGAGTTTTAAAATATTTCCCACTACACCACCCAGGGTTGCGCCAATATATAACGAAGGTGAAAATACGCCACCTGAAGCACCCGATCCTAGGGTTAAGCACGTTGCCAACAGTTTGGCGACGACTAATAACATTAAAAAATATGGATGCTGTAAAATACCGCGTAAAATATCTTGAATGGTTGAATAGCCCACGCCTTGTATATAATAATTTCCGGTATATTTCATGAATAAATATAATAAAATCCCTAATAAAAACATGCCGAGCATATGACGAAAATACGCATTCATCGGTAATTCATCGAATAAATCTTCAAACCAATAAATGGATTTAATAAAAATTGCGGCGAAAATTCCCACTAACACCCCAAATGGCGCATATAATAACAAATCGCTGGCACTGATGGCTTTAGGAATAAAGACTTCTAAATCGTGAACATTAAAAGCGGGTAGAGCACCAAAATACATCTGGCCAATATAACAGGCGGTGATGGTGGCAATGGCGACTAGAGTGATGCTTGAAACATTAATCGAGACTAACATTAATTCGACGGCAAAAGTCAGTCCGCCGATAGGGGTATTAAACGTTGCTGCAATGCCCGCACCTGCGCCACAAGCAATTAAAATAATTCGTTGACGGGCGGGCATGCGAATAATTCTGCCCATAGTAGAACCCATGGCCGCACCAATTTGTACAATAGGTCCTTCGCGTCCGACAGAGCCACCGGTACCGATGGAAATTGCTGAGGCGAGCGATTTTACAATTGCCACAATTGGTCGAATGATACCTTGTTTATTGTAAATGGCATCCATGACTTCCGGCACGCCATGCCCCCGCGCTTCAGGCGCAAAATTTTTTACAAGCCAAGTCACGGCAATCGAGCCAATGACGGGAACGAAAATAATCCACCATTCTAAATGAGGTGCTACGGCATGAATATTCGCGTCGTAGTTAATATCGATTTTTCCATAGAGCATAAAATTGTGAATGAGGCCAATGAGCGCGCGAAAAATAATCGCACCAATACCACCCACAATCCCAACCACAATCGCTGCAAAGGTCATGCCTAAGGGTCCGATGGCTTCTATTTTTTCGAGCTGAGTGGTTGAGCGTTCCATAAGCGGCAAATTCCTGAGTAGTACTGATTGAATCTGCGAATTTTACCTGATGTGAGAGAAAATTCTAGAGAAAATAACGATATTTAATATATTTTTATAAGGTGTCTTTAAATATGAAGATTATTGTGTTTAAATACGCGCGCTGTTTGACAATAACAGTAATAAAAAATATAACAAAACTTGGAAGATAACATCTTATGATACCAGAAAAATTACAACAATTAATAGAAGCCATAGCCCAACCTGACGTATTATTCAAAGAAATTGTCAAACCAAATCGGCTCCCAACGCCAGTTATTGTTGAAAATATGAGTGATCTTCAAGCTTGCTTAAACGAACCGGAGTTTTTAACGCAATCATTAATCTATGCCTGGGTTAAACATACTCAACAAGTTGATGATGAAGGGTTAAGAATTCATCCGACAATCATAATTTGTGGACGTGAGGCAATTGATCTATTTAGCGATGAGAATGAATGCCAGGTTACTTTTGATATCGCTAAACTGAAAAATAATGGAAAAGTTTATTTGGCGTGTGCATTTTCGTTTGGGGCAGATTTTGTTGATCAAAAAGCACTTTTGTATTTGAATAAACTATTTATTCATTCCGATTTTAGTGGTCATGGCACACCTAATCGATTTTTAATGAATTTATTGCGAAATATACAAAGTTTTAACGA from the Legionellales bacterium genome contains:
- a CDS encoding chloride channel protein; the encoded protein is MERSTTQLEKIEAIGPLGMTFAAIVVGIVGGIGAIIFRALIGLIHNFMLYGKIDINYDANIHAVAPHLEWWIIFVPVIGSIAVTWLVKNFAPEARGHGVPEVMDAIYNKQGIIRPIVAIVKSLASAISIGTGGSVGREGPIVQIGAAMGSTMGRIIRMPARQRIILIACGAGAGIAATFNTPIGGLTFAVELMLVSINVSSITLVAIATITACYIGQMYFGALPAFNVHDLEVFIPKAISASDLLLYAPFGVLVGIFAAIFIKSIYWFEDLFDELPMNAYFRHMLGMFLLGILLYLFMKYTGNYYIQGVGYSTIQDILRGILQHPYFLMLLVVAKLLATCLTLGSGASGGVFSPSLYIGATLGGVVGNILKLALPHAHIHPEIFALAGMAGMVAGSTGAVLTAIIMILEMTHDYNAVLPIMVCVAVALAVRTIFSPRSIYTLKIRRRGGYLPEGLQASMRTDQCVVDIMSKKLQFINYQDLQNLTGSACVALFQPHHHIVITQNEEILGSIPKAIHQALSRSQHISVDEWIDKNYLIISSTSSIANLLRLRNLHQVETLFLSTHPKQPGIKEIVGIITANEIAESVESVANIINA